ggtaagatttgcaaccattcttgactttgctatgtttacatatgtcattagtgacatagacatggttttatccttctataaatagagcattcttgctcatttgtagaatacaccaagttagagagaaaaaccattttgagagcaaagtgaggtattccatagactatacaagaaaatagtctgtgaagaaaaatagagtgtgagcgatattttagtaagacggaaaccaaaagagtgttgttccttttgagtgtgtagtagtcactttgagtattgtattcgtgactacacagtgtaaaattccttactataatAATATCTGTTGCTCCTCTTGGctcgtggttttttcccttattcagaagggtttccacgtaaaattcttggtgtcattattttcccattttatttccattacttttaccatatatacttttgtgcttgtccgcgttttcccaacagcTACTCCATTATTTGGGGCAATACCCTTCTAcaaacaatttaaatataagATATTTCTCATGTAAAGTAATCAAAAAGACATTTTTTGATTGGTGAAGAAATGAATTAAAGGTCCCTCAAAAGTCTAAcggttttcttttaaaataagtcagaaaatatttttataaataaatgactATTGAATGTatgtaaattttaataataataaaaaaataaccagttaattaattttaaacataattagATCCACTATATATTGTGCTCAAATTTACATAGGTCAACAAATACACCGTTCAAGAGAAAGGCGAAAGGACATTATCTAGTTCTTGGTAAGTTTAATACTCTTATCTATTTTTCcagtaatgttttttttttctcgttTCTTATTAATCTTTTTGGATATTAGGGTTTTTGCAATTTGGTGTGTGTGGGGTGGGTGTGTAGGCCGCAGAGGCGGAGCCAGGATTTTCATAAGGGTTTAAACTTTGTAGAAAATAGACacataaagtagtcaaagggGGGTTTAACATCaactatttatacatataaaattattttaattatatatagataatataaCTTTTCACCGAAGACCCCTTCATACAAGGTAGCTCCACCCCTGGTGTGTGTTGGGGGGGGGCGCTAATATCTGCTTGTGAGGTCTGCGGAGGGTAAGATATAGGTAGACCTTTACTTTTGCGGAGGGTAAGATATAGGTAGACCTTTACTTTTGCGGAGGGTAAGATGTAGGTAGACCTTTACTTTGTGGGGGTGTGTGAGATAAAAGAGGAtgtcactacaacaaaaatgatcattagcgaaaattaattcttaattgccgctaaatatgtatttttagcggtaaTTTTCACTCCTTGTATATGTTTCTAAAGTCTTTAGCGATAATGACAATttactaatgccggtaaagactttaacactctttattcatgtaaatatttaatgccgctaaaagttgtttttgttgtagtgtgtTATCGATAGACTGAGGCGGAACCAGGATTTTTACCAGTTAAGGGGTTAAAATATGAATAACTAACTACACGAATTAGCTAAAGAGGGTTCAGATATAccgtatatataaaaaataattttagtcatgtataaatagtgtaattttcCATTGAAGGGTTCACATGAATCACCTCGGCCTAAGTTGGCTCCTCCCATGCAGATAGACCCGttaaataacaacaacatatcacATGCAATTCCACTAGTGGCTCTTGGGAGGGTAAGATACCCCTACCTTTGTGGGGGTGTGAGGTAGAAAATACTTGTTTCTGGTAGATTCTCGGCTAAGAAGACGAATTTGAAGCATGGTAGCAAGAAAATACGAAAACATAATAATAAGCTACGTACAACATATAGTAGTTTTATATagaagaaaaggaaacaaaacGGGAACAACATTCTCGATCGACTATCTACTAACCTTTCTAGCCAAATGATTGATCCTCAACCTCCATACCTTGTTGTGTAGATACCCCTACTAACCTGTTTGagtttctttttgaattttcatttcGAATAACAGATCTGTTTAATCCTCTGTATTTgtaaaaaatgcaactttttcATATTAAGAGGAGATGGATGAGTGATTTAATTTGAACGAGACGCGCCCTTTCTGCTCTTCTTACATTTATCACTTGTGAAATTTATAATGTGACTGAAGTTTTGTCCAGATAGTTTGGAGATGTTTCTCATTTTTGTGTTCTGTTGTGTGTTTCCTACAGGTTCTTATTGGCGAATATCGTTATATAATATGAGATATAAGTGCAGAAAGCTATGTTTCCATCGAACCGTACTTTCTGACCTTCCTAGGAATATATTAGATGAAATCCTTATGTGTTTGCCTTTTCAAGATGTTGTGAGGACAAGTATCTTATcgaaaaaatggagaaatatATGGCATGGACTTCCTGTGTTGACGCTTTCTCACACAATTTGGAAACCTGAGGAGGATTTACCTGATCTTACAAATAACCTTGTTAAGATCATCAACCACATATTGATCTTTCATACAGGACCAGTTACAAAGTTTACCCTCTGCGTTCCTTATTTGGATACGTGCCCTAATATTGACAACTTGATACGTTTCCTCTCTAGAAACGACATTCAACACCTTGTTCTTAGACTTCCAATCAGGGGTAGCCTATACAAAATGCCgctttcatttttcaaatgttTCGAGTTAAGGCATTTGACTCTCCAGAATTGTTCGATACCTGATCAACCATCCTTCAAAGGATTTGACAGGTTGATTAGCTTAGAACTACGTGATGTTGCAATATCTCCTAAGTTGCTTGAACGTTTAATCTCTCGTTCCTTGTTGCTCGAGCAGTTGGTGCTGCAGATCTCAGGTGCTTCAAGCAATGTCATTGAAATTAGTGCTCCAAATCTGAGATCCTTTGACTACACAGGCAATATAAGATCTGTCTGTTTAAAAAATATCCCTCGTCTGGCAAGGCTTTCACTTTCGCATAGGGAATATTATGTGGGAGTAGGAAAATGTAATATCGCCAAGTTTTTTGAGTCTTTCTCTGCTCTCGAGCACCTCCACTTGAATGACATGGTAATTGTTGCTTCATTACTGCATTTTCAATCACAGAACATCTTTTGAGCTTTGAGTCATTCTGTTTTATGGTATTTTCTTCCTAGTTCTTTGTTGCAGGAGCAGGTGAAGTACCAACGAGGCTTTCCTACGATCTTTATTGTGTCAAACATCTCTGCATATCTAGCGTATATCTGTCTGACTCGAACGAGGTTTCATGTGCTCTTTGCTTGATAAAAAGCTTCCCGAATTTACAGTCTTTGGAAATTAAGGTTCTCTTTTCTCACTTTTTATGTAGCATCTTCTTATTTTCGTGCTCCTTAAATCATCAATAAGCtgaaaaagttgagttttggtTCATCGTTCTTAGGTGGAGGGCGATGACAATGATATACCAGCTCAAAACTCTCTTGAAGTGGAACGCTTCTCAGATATGACGTTTAATCACCTCAGGGAAGTTAAGCTACTGCAAACTAATGGCACAATCCCTGAGATACAGCTTATAAAGCTTCTTTTAGCCAAGTCTCCCGAGCTGATGAAAGTTATAATCGAGCCATGTCTAGTTGATGAAGCCGCAACTGTCAAAATACTCACTGAGCTAATACAGTTTCAGCGGGCATCAACCAAGGCTAGAGTTGTATACAAGTCGGACAAGCATCCAAATCCTGGTCCTGTTTGATTTTCACACGTCTTTCATCGATAGAACCAAATGTTGATGTAGTAGTATAAGACTGAGTTTTTGGGGATATATACTATATTGTTTCTACAACTTTGTAATTGTAGTGACTTTTTtacttccatttttttttctcgaaCTTGCTTTGTTATGCTTTTACTTCATCCGTGGATCAatcagaaacaacctctctgCCTCTCAAGATAGGAATGAGGTTTGTGTACATTCAACACTTATACGATGacgagtatgttgttgttgctgctgcttaTACTTGAATAGATACTTGCAACAAGAATTACTATTGTTTGTTTATTTCACTCTTCAAAGTTGACAATTAAATCACTAATAGCTTCCATACCCTTTTCGGCGAAAATCAAAACATCTTGCCCCTACTTTTAGCGGTAGAAATATTATTTCTGACTAAAACATCTTGCCCCTACTTTTAATGGTAGAAACATTATTTCTGATTGATTCTCgatagtaaaaatattatttctgacAGATCCTCGATAATCGTCTTCTAAGATCGATATTAAAACACAACCAAATCTGGTCATGTTTATTTGATAACTCACAGCTCACATGTAAACATAATTGCTTATCTAGTGAAATATCTAATTAGATCACATGACTTCATGACACCAATTTAAGAATAAACAACTAATCACAATGCTATAAATAACAAAaccaaacaaacaaataaaaaaacttaaaaacagTTAGTACCAAAAACAAAAAGCAGCCAACTTTACATTTTCCactcttcaatttttcaaattacccaaaaataaaaaacttggGGTTTCCAAAAAAGTTGTAAAAATGTAATCTTTCTTTCTCCAATTTCTGTTGggaacctttttttttgttgttgttcttttgATTGAGCAGATCTCTAATTCTTAAATGATTTTGCTCTTTTGATCTTATGGGGGTCTCtaatttgttgattttatgCAGAAAatcttaaaatcttgaaaaaataagatgaaatcTGGAAAGGGTCATCATGTggaagaagaagaggatgagTATGATTTTGGTTCTAATAGAGATGCCACACCTTCAAGTAATAGTACTAAAGGTTTGTgagtattttgatttttgtgtttgttgTAGTTTAATGGTAGAATTTTGTGCAAGAAAGGATTTTTGAGCTGGATTTTGAGGTGGGGTATAGAAATTTTGACTATTTTGGTTTAGGTTAATTGTTTAAAAGtgtaattttaatttacttgTTGGAAGTGACAGATGGGAAGAACAGTGACAAGGCAAATGCAATTAGGTCGAAGCATTCAGTAACTGAGCAGCGCCGGAGGAGCAAGATCAATGAGAggtttgttttttattttctaattttagttATAGTTGATTTGGAAGGAACAATAATGTATGAATGTAATTCGAGAACCACGAGTTCATGCTAATTGGAATTCAATCGAGAAACAAGCTCACAAACTGAACCAATAGAGTATAATTGGTTTGATAAACTCTGAAATGATTTGGGTGAGTTTGTTTATTAACTGTTGCTGACATAAGGCACTAAAATGCTCTTAACTATAGTGGCAAAAACTACACCTAATTGTCTTAACAAGTAGGAGACATTGatgaatagaaaaatatatgcaGAAAAAAGCTTTAATATTCCAGTAGGATTTACTTCCCATTTACTGAAAATATATTGGATACGGATATCAAGTTACGAACCTAAGCAGTAGATTCTGAACTGGCAAGCActagttaaaataaaaacaagttGCAAACCTGAGAAAATAGATAATGCATGTCTTACATTTTGAGGCCACAGAGGTCTTCAAATTGAATATTTGCTTTGAAAGCCTACCTCTTGGTACCATTGCAAAATTTTGAAGTACACTTGCTCATGTTGATGAACATCTGATGTCTTCTCCGTTTGTATGGTCtgtgattttcttttcttttcatatttgttaTGCAAAAGGCGTTCTATACATACTCAAGTTGATTTACAAGATGATGCATTTATTTTGTTGCCACTTTATCTTTAGAATTTGGAACAGTTGCCAGATTTGTGTAAAACGCCTGAATAAAATTTCTGCACTCTTGACAAAGCTTTTTGTCTATCTCTAGATTTCAGATGTTGAGAAATTTGATACCCCATACTGATCAAAAACGAGATACCGCGTCATTCTTGTTTGAGGTACAATTTAGAAAGAAACTTTTacattcttcttctttaagGTTTAGATTTAttggtttattttgatgtttgtgTGCAGGTAATTCAGTACGTACAGTATTTACAGGATACAGTACAGAAGTATGAAGGATCATATCAACCTTGGAGCTCGGAGCCTACAAAACTTATGCCATGGGTAAATTATACACCTATATTTACAACATCTCTATTCTCACCATAACTTTTTTGGTTGTGGACTTTTGAATTGGGCTCTTTAGGTCTTAGTTGTGCTAAATATCATTCTTCTAACGGAAAATACTCTTGCTTCAGATTGTTATGATATTATGTCTTCCACGTCAATTCGGAATGATTTGATTAGGATTCTGTAATTATACACTTGCTAAAATTGTACATGTTGAAGTACTATAAATTCCAACAAAGCTTGTGGGAAATAATGAAGCGTTTTCAATGCAATTATCTCTAGTTTTAACAGAGACAGAAGTTGCAAAATAATTGAGAGCTGATGTGTACAGCTTAACTTGTAAAAGACACATTCTGCTCTAGTCTGTCTAGCACACTTCCACATAATTGCACCCATTCTCTGTAAATCATTCTCAAGTCGAGTCAAATTGGAAGAGAACTTTCTCTTCTTGCCCCCCTACATCCACCCCCACcaaacacacacatacatacaccACTTTCTGATGACCATTGAGGTGCATGTAATTTCAGGTCACATTTATGTACTGGTATATGGAGAGGTGCTCTCATTTTGCGGTTCCATTGTTGTTTTCATCTTTCCACTATTTTATATGTGAATATGTTCGTGGTTTCAGAAGATAGATAGGTCTACATTTTGGATGCATCTGATCTATGGGTAACCATACCTTAGATTGGTTTTGGCTGGATTGCTTTCTGGTATTGGCCTTTAATCCTGCAAGATTATGACATATCCCCCTCTTCTTCCACTTTACTCTCTCTTCCAGATGTAAAATTCTGTTGATGCAACTTAGGCTATATAAGGCTGCTATTTAGGCAATGATAAGTCTGTAGGTGCAACATAAATTGTGCTATTAACTACCTAGACTGCGTTTTTGCATCTCTTAGTAAAAGGAAGTGAGGGGTATGACTACATATATTTCATAATGGGAACAATATGTGTTTAGTTATAAGTGTGCTACTTTTGAAATCCTTCAGAGAAACAGTCAGTGGCGCGCACAGAGTTTTCCTGCAAACCCTCAAGCCTTGAACAATGGTACTGACGCTGGACCAACATATTCAGGAAGGTTTGATGAGAATCTCTTAACCGTCACTTCGTCAATGCAAGCCAATCAGCGGAATCCACTTGAATCTCATCCTGGGGGTGATGTTAAATCTATGGATCAAGGAAAGGAACTAGCTAGAACGGTAATTGCAACATCGATGCCTCTTCAGGCTAGTATGCCAGTCCCTTTTCAGAACGATAGTGCCTTCTCTGACTCACTACCTACACCTGCTTCTGATGAATGCCCTAGCACCACTAATGCTCTGAATGATCAGGAGTTTATGGTAGAAGGCGGCACAATTAACTTTTCGAATACTTACTCTCAAGGGTGAGTACATTTCTCTAGTttatagtttataatattaaataaagtgtGTGGTCTATGTATATGGAAGTATATTAGATGTCTACTGCCGACATTTgcttgcttttcttttttttggtagtAGTCGTTCTATATGCTGCTTTGATGTTTTAAGACGCTTTTATCTCTGCGACAGAATGATGTAGCATGAAAAAATGTGGTGACATCACAAATTTGGAACTTTTAAACTGTTGCAATGATTGCTATATTTATTGCTTAAGCTAGCATGTTGAAATTTCTCTAGTTAACGAGTCGTAGTTTTTGTATGCCAAAAAGATTGTGTTTCACATTCCCGGCTTATCTATATTCTAGCACAATAGCCAGAAATACCACTTATATTCTCATCCTTGTACTTGAAAATTGAAATGTGTGAAGCTGAGTTGTTGGACATATACAACAATTTTGCCCATATGTGTGTAGAGTTGTTGAACTCAGAGTCGTTTATTCGTGGATGCTTATGTTAGATCTATAGTTGTTCAAGAGAATATTTATGGCTCTTACCTCTTACATTTGCTACAACTTCTCCTGAGATTCATGTCAAGTTGAATGTTTGCAATGTAATGTTTGGTCAAGTTATCTAATGATATCATTGTATTATTTCTGCTGACCCTTGATCGATGATTCATTTGCTTTTACTCAGGTTACTGAATTCGTTGACACACGCGCTACAGGCTACTGGCCTTGATCTTTCACAGGCCAGTATATCGGTGCAGATTAATCTAGGGAAGCGAGCAAACAAGGAAAGGGCCTTGGGGCCATCTGTTGCTAAGGTATGAACCTTTTCCGACTTCTATGTAGTCATTCACCGATCCTATTCCCTTCAGGATAATGAGATCAATCACAGTATTTAGCTGACCAATACTGTACACTATTCACTCTAGGATACAGAAAATCCTATACCTGCACCTGGCGATCAATTTTTGGAGTTTCGAGATACAAACAATGATGAAGAGTTGAACCAAGGTCAAAAGAGGCTGAAGAAATAGGTACAACTATATAGCATGGCAATACCAAGTCAAATCAACTCAAGTTGGCATCACCTTCGCGTTAATCAGTTTGAGTGTATATCCCGCGTTTTTTTTTTAGTACCAAATGTTGCTCATATGTTCATAGCAATGCCTTTTGatatatttcctttctttttcctctttattttattttatttatattttttttgaatctttACGGGTGGTGTCCTCTTCCTTGTCTGTAGTTAAACTCGAATTCAATATGTTCTGAGTTTGTGAAGCCAacaatttatttcatatatagaaGCATTGTTGCTGCTATGCTATTTGCACAAAGATAACAAATCGATCTTGATGTATCCTCATAACTTGTTGTGTAAAAATTTCACCAACACATTTGGTGATCTCGATTGTGTAATGTAAACACGccatattttattcaaattatccgttaagtaagacaaacaaattgaatcGGAGCAAGAACAGTACATTTTCTTGTAAAAATTATGTCAGTATTGTACATAGAAACCTAAAAATTCATCAGACCACTTTCAGTTTTATAACAATAAGAGTACTTCAATCTACAAAACCTGACAATTCTACTGTTGGATGGTAAGCTTTACAAGCAATTGGGGTCATCAACACCCTTCAGCCGGGGGCACGAAACATCTCGCAGACTCGTTGGGGTGCACCGTACGCAGCTTACCATCAGTGGCTGATTCTACAACTTGAACTCATGACCTATAAGTCACACGGAAATAATGTTAAGCTCGACAATGACAGAAGTCAACCTCTGGTGTCTCCAGCTCTTCTTCTCATGAATCGTGCTATTCTGCAACTAGCCATAAAGAAAGACACATCAGTCGATTGGCTAAAACATTTAGGCACATTATATTTGTTTCATGCTTATACCAACAGGAAGTTCAAGTAACACGAGGAGTTTCCGAGTGCATTTGGTTAATGCAGAGATATAGTTGATGAACGTTTTCCAGCTAGCCTCTCTGTTATTAGGACAATAGCTCTAGACCAACCCTCAATCATCGAAATCCAGAAGCTGCATTTTAGTTCAAGATTCCCCGAGAACTTTCATCAGAAAAGCATATTCATAAGCTGCTTCCTCGCATTGTCCAAAACGACCACCTTCACCAAAATGCCCTCCACTCATGTTTGTCTGCAGTATGACTGAAGAAGAACATCTAGTGCACGTTTTATCTCGTATCTTGGCCACCCATTTTGCAGCTTCCCAAACGCCAACTCTGCGTAAAGACATAAGATAATATCGATCCTTTCCAGGGAGTTCTCATGAAGATCAAAAGATGTCGAGAGAGAGAATCTTAGCCAGCTGAAAATGCCTTCACACTTCAGCCAAACCATCCAATAGACTCAAGAATTAAATATGATGTGCATGCTGATGAGATCAAAGTTACCTGGAGTCGTTCAATGAAGCCTTCACAAGCATCGGGGGACAACAAACTCCTTCAGGAATATTGTCATAAGGagaatacttcaaaatatattcaaagTGGGCCTGTAGTTGAGGATTTCCGAATTCTTCGTAGTCTAAAACAGTGAGAGGCAAAGTGGGATCCAACAAGCTACTGCACACATCAAGAAAAGGAACCTGggacaaaaattaaatacatgAGCAGCTATAATACATCAGTATCAAACAAAAATGAGACACTTCCTGCCATCCAAATTAGACAGCGAGGTTATATTTAAACGAGAGGTAATCAGTCTAAATtgcaaagttgaggggtatatttgCCCCTTTTCCCTTTTAGGTTTATAGAGAGTTGTATAAAGACACTAAATATTCTTAGTTCGAGAGAAACTTGAAACAAAAGCAGACTGCATCTAGTATATATCGTCCCAAACCAAGGTATATAGAATTCCTGTTTCCTTTCCCGCTAAAGAAGACAAATAAGCGGAGACCAAATCAGACCATAACATGCATTATGGATCCAATTCAATAAATCTATAGGAATACGAAAGAACACTAAAGGATTCCCAAATTGGTGCTTACCTTCAGAATTGCAGCTTGAAAAAGCTCCGGGTGCATGTTAATTGCTGCCGCGACAAGAAGACTTCCAGCACTTACACCAACAGCTCCCAGCCGATGTTGATGAACATAACCCTCACTGACAAGATACTTGCCACATGATATAAAATCACTTACAGAGTTCAACTTGTTCATTCCGCTCCCAGATTTGTGCCATGAAGGATCTggaccaccaccaccacctctGCACAAGTAAAATATGTCACCTAATTGTTCTGTTACAAGAAATCACAAGCAAGGGTATTTCTTCCCAGACTCTCTGAAGTAAAGTATATTGTTAATTTGGTAGCCTATATCATTGCACCATACATGCATTTAAAAAAGAGAGAAACTGACAGCAACAAATGGAACTTTGTGAGAGAGTGACCAAGCTAGGGTGTAAGGCCTTCTGTTTTCTCATCCTTAACATTGGAGTTCAATTCATGGACGGAGAAGTAATCTTTCAAGGCAAACTAAATCACAAAAGTTTTATCGCTTCTATTGCATTGAGAAAATCAGTGATAAGTTATCAAACACAACATAAGTTACCAAAACAACACAAGTGGCTTCAAATGTTTGTAAATGCTTAACCACTTTGAATGCATCTAAATCAACAGTTTCCTGTacattcattttcttttccctttttcctcTTTCTAcatctttccttttctttgctTTTGGAGGATGAAGCATAAGGAGTTCTGAGTGACTGAGTTAGCACTTTCTCGACAAGCAAAGCCCCCAACCAGTAGCCAAAATATGCTCGGATAAAAGCTTTCTGAGCATTGCAAAATATCACGATCCAACTTACAATAAAAGAGAGCTGTACCTTACATCAGCAAATGCAATCAGCCAACCACGATCAAGTAAGCTCAGGCGGTCAACACACCAGCTTTTATCTAGCACTTCTCCATAAGCTCCATATCCATGTAGAAGCCCAGGAGACTGACCCTTCTTATGTGCTTTAAGAGAGAATAAAATAGTTAAAGGAATCCTTTTACCATCATGCGATATCACTTGTTTTTCTTGACAGGAATAAATTTCAGCAAAGTCACTCCATCTCTGTACTCCATTATTCTGAATGTTGTGTTCCTTCTTTAAAGGGGTGCCCAGAAACTCATTTCTGCTTCTCTCTCCATTGTTAGAGTGGTATTTTGTATTGTGGTTAATTAATTCTTCTTGATGAATGACAGAGAACGTTTTTCTAGACATATCATAGTCAACAATAACATCAGGCATCTGTATTTCAAAAGAGAAACAGTGAGAAGCACATAATGTTACTTGGTCGTACAGGTAGACACCTGCTAGGGTGCTACAGTAGGTAGAAGTCTCTAACTATGACAGGAATAGGGAGTAAAGGTGTATTTCTAATggaaatatcaaaattttcatgaTGCTTGCCAACTCTTTAACCCGACTAGTTTAGGCTTGGCGTAATTGTTGGgttctttttcaaattaaagaGAAACTTAGTAAAAGAATGATTTAGTATAGGGAAACAAGCTGAATATTTATACGTTACAGCATGATTAGCATTTAGGTATTAagactcttttttaaaaatattgaggTATTGAGACTATATAACAGAAATTGTGTTAAATTCTTATGGAATAAAGAGAGAATACCTCAAAGTGGAGTAATATGCAATTATGGATACAAGCTTATCAAACAATAATGTTGATTAGTCGAGATACAAGAATAAAGTTGAAAAGTAAAAATGTGACATTTAACAGGATGCAGATCATTTGAGGACAATTCACAACACTAACATGGGGTAGGAAAAAAAGTTAGCAAGCATTACCACTGGGGAAGAAACAACAGCACGGTATACAGATCGTgtgaaatcatgatttgatcCTGGAGCTATTGTACACATATCAGAGGGAAGAGGAAAGAACCATGGGTtaagttcatcaatcttcattTGTTCCTGCACCACATGTAGACATTAACAAACAAGAGAATTTTAATCAAGGGTGACAAAATAGtttcaaactaaaaaaagtGACACAAGTTTTAATTATACCTTACAATTGATGATCGTTCGCATATCTACAGAGCATATCGATGAGGAACCCTCTTTGTTGAGAAAAAGCACCAGATGTTCATTAAACATGTCCATATCTTGGATGAAAACGTCTTCGCTGGGTTCTATAATATTCTGCAGAGAAAGCTTGCAGATGATTAAAATCCAAAAACTGAAAATAGATGTTCTTGAATCAACATGTGTTCATGTAATTCAATTTTGCACTTGCCCAGGTAGAAAAGTTAAGTAGCCAAATAACCAACATATCATAATTATGCAGGCAGATAACAAGCATGTAGCCTCAAATAACAACCAAAACGACTAGCTGGAATGAGGTACACAGCAAAAATACAAATCCTTCATCAGCCTAAAATCCATGTGAAAGAAATGTCAAAATAAAGTATCCACTAGATAGAATGCTTTTGGAGAACAGTTTGAAAGCTGTATATTCGTGCATGTATAAATGTTTTATCAGCAGCGGCAGCCCTTTCTAGAATCAATATTTGAGGGAAGAAGACATACCTGCAAACAAGTTGACTGCAAGTTCTCAACAGGGCATCTAGACAAATAATACTCTCCACTCAAAGGTGATTCCTCACCAGCATTTGGAGAATTAGTGAGAACATAGAAAAAGCCATGATGATGTTCAAGAAAGTATTGCACACCAGACGCACGCTTACAAAATCTTTGAATTCCGGTCTGCAAATTGGTTGCATTGATGACATAAACCTGCAATAAGACAATGACCAAAACTAAGAATACATTTTCACCAATACAAAGAAGTATCTATGCCGTGATAGGGGTAAATTTCTTGCCTCGGATGAAGTTCTTGAATTAGAATTCACAGTAATAAACTTTCCATCTTTTGTACTTGCTATATCCACACAGAAACTGGAATCATTTTCTACAAACAATGGGACATTATGAACCGAATCTGATCCCAATTTTACACAATGTACCCTGGCCACATAATGTTTAAGTTATAACACATCTGAATATCCAATTTAAAATAGTAATCAACTAATCATAGTAAGGAGAATTGCCTGTAAGGGCGTTGGTTCTGGTCGGATAATGTATAGAAGAAAGTACAAGAATCTTGAGCCCATTCCACACTGACAACCCCTTCAACTCTCAGGGTTGGCAGAACGCAGTCATTTTGGAGGTCTTTAATATGAAGAACAAACTGCTCACTACCAGTAACATCAATTGTGTAAGCAAGATAATTGTGGTCTGGAGACACTCGACATGTACCCACATGCACATATCCTACAAAAAACaagaacaaattaaaacataatgGAAACGCTATCTTTAAAACTAACACCTAAAACAATGGCCTATGATTTTGCATGCATATCATGAAGCCTATA
The window above is part of the Solanum pennellii chromosome 5, SPENNV200 genome. Proteins encoded here:
- the LOC107020819 gene encoding transcription factor BIM2-like isoform X1, with translation MKSGKGHHVEEEEDEYDFGSNRDATPSSNSTKVTDGKNSDKANAIRSKHSVTEQRRRSKINERFQMLRNLIPHTDQKRDTASFLFEVIQYVQYLQDTVQKYEGSYQPWSSEPTKLMPWRNSQWRAQSFPANPQALNNGTDAGPTYSGRFDENLLTVTSSMQANQRNPLESHPGGDVKSMDQGKELARTVIATSMPLQASMPVPFQNDSAFSDSLPTPASDECPSTTNALNDQEFMVEGGTINFSNTYSQGLLNSLTHALQATGLDLSQASISVQINLGKRANKERALGPSVAKDTENPIPAPGDQFLEFRDTNNDEELNQGQKRLKK
- the LOC107020819 gene encoding transcription factor BIM2-like isoform X2, coding for MKSGKGHHVEEEEDEYDFGSNRDATPSSNSTKDGKNSDKANAIRSKHSVTEQRRRSKINERFQMLRNLIPHTDQKRDTASFLFEVIQYVQYLQDTVQKYEGSYQPWSSEPTKLMPWRNSQWRAQSFPANPQALNNGTDAGPTYSGRFDENLLTVTSSMQANQRNPLESHPGGDVKSMDQGKELARTVIATSMPLQASMPVPFQNDSAFSDSLPTPASDECPSTTNALNDQEFMVEGGTINFSNTYSQGLLNSLTHALQATGLDLSQASISVQINLGKRANKERALGPSVAKDTENPIPAPGDQFLEFRDTNNDEELNQGQKRLKK
- the LOC107019232 gene encoding F-box/FBD/LRR-repeat protein At1g13570-like, which produces MFLIFVFCCVFPTGSYWRISLYNMRYKCRKLCFHRTVLSDLPRNILDEILMCLPFQDVVRTSILSKKWRNIWHGLPVLTLSHTIWKPEEDLPDLTNNLVKIINHILIFHTGPVTKFTLCVPYLDTCPNIDNLIRFLSRNDIQHLVLRLPIRGSLYKMPLSFFKCFELRHLTLQNCSIPDQPSFKGFDRLISLELRDVAISPKLLERLISRSLLLEQLVLQISGASSNVIEISAPNLRSFDYTGNIRSVCLKNIPRLARLSLSHREYYVGVGKCNIAKFFESFSALEHLHLNDMFFVAGAGEVPTRLSYDLYCVKHLCISSVYLSDSNEVSCALCLIKSFPNLQSLEIKVEGDDNDIPAQNSLEVERFSDMTFNHLREVKLLQTNGTIPEIQLIKLLLAKSPELMKVIIEPCLVDEAATVKILTELIQFQRASTKARVVYKSDKHPNPGPV